A region of the Agrobacterium sp. RAC06 genome:
CCTCACCAATTTTGATGCAGCCCATCTCAATCTCGCACTGTCAGACGGGATCGAGATTGCCAGCAATCAGGTCTCCTTCTCCCTGATCGACAGGCGGGCTGCGGACGATTTGTCCGCACTCTGCCTGAGGCGGGACGTAAAGCTTCTAGCCTATGGTACGCTCTGTGGCGGCTTCCTGTCAGAGAAGTGGCTGGATAAACCGGAGCCTGCGTCCATCCCCGACTGGAGCCGCTCGAAATACAAGCGCTTCATCGATACGGCCGGCGGATGGGCCGTCTACCAGGATATTCTGCGGGCAGCATCCGTGATTGCCCGCAAGCACGGCGTCTCGATGTCCAACGTGGCCAGCCGCTGGGTTCTCGAACATCCGGCCGTTGCCGCCACGATCATCGGGGCACGGCTCGGTGAAAACGAGCATCGCGATGACAATCTGAAGGTCTTCAGCTTCAAACTGGATGGTGATGATCGGGCTCTGCTCGACGGAGCCTTTGCAAAAGCTAAACCTATTCCCGGCGATTGCGGTGATGAGTATCGAAAGCCGCCATTCCTGACGGCATCTGGTGACCTTAGTCATCACCTCGATGCGATCCCGTCTGTCTACAAGTCGGTTCCCGTGCCGGGGCGCGAGGATCGCTTCCGTGTATCCTCCGGTAGCATCTGGGAGCCGCTTGCCGGTTACAGCCGGGCCGTGCGGGTTGGCGATCGAATTCTGGTATCAGGGACCACGGCGACTCACGGAAGTAACCGTTGTGTGGCACCCGGCGATCCGGGCGCTCAGGCGACCTATATTCTCGACAAGATTGCAGCATCCATTTCCGCGCTTGGCGGAAAGATGGATGATGTCGTTCGCACGCGCATCTATCTCAAGGATGCGTCACAATGGGAGCCGGTCTCGCGTGCCCATGGCCGTTTCTTTTCCGAGGTTCTTCCGGCGAATACCTTGATCGAGGCTGGCGCTCTGGTCGGCGATTATGAAGTCGAGATTGAAGCAGAAGCTGTAGTTTAGCCGAAGGCATGGAAACTGGATATTTCTGCCGGTAAAAATCAAAACTTCGACATATCCCTAGCGCTTTGATTCGCACGCACAGTTGATGACCTCAAAGTACGTGGACATGGACAGCAACGTGACGCATGTCCATTTCCCTGAGATGATCGTGTGCCGAATCTGACGGGGTAGTTGGTTGTGCCCGCGACTCTGTCGCCCTTGGGCGCCGAGGCAAGCAAAAGTGGGTGCAATCAATCGCCCAAGCTGACGAATTTCAGTGTGGAGTTCCCGTTGTTTTTGTAGCCGATCACCCTGCAGCCGTTCTTCTCGCGAATGGGGGCGGGACCTTGCAGTATTAGCGTATGCCAACCTTCGTGGCGTCCTGAAACGCGATAAGGGGCGGGCTCGCATCCCTTCTTGAACACATACGCAGTTCCTTCCACCACCGACTTTTCGTCGTAAACGTCCCAGGGGCGGTCAGCCTTGAACAGGAGGGTTCGTGGTTTGACGGTACCCGCTATGGCCGGCTTTGGTGCCCTGTAAAGGATTGTGCCGGCCTCAGGATCGACGTCCATCTCGGAACCGTTGTGGTCGAAAACAGATCGGTAGTCGATCAGATGTTGCACGTCCGAGGTGTAGTACTGGTCAAGCGGCTGAGGGCCGCAGATTTGTATCATGGTGCCGGACGAATAAAGGCGTCCGTCGGCAAGGATAGCCAGGTAGAAGCCGTAGTTGCCATAGGGGTCCATGGCGACCGGTCCGCCCAAACTCTTGTCGTAGACCGCATCAACGGACCAACTACAATTCTGTCCGTTGCCTTCAACCGAGAACTTGATCTCGACTGTCTTGCGCGACTTCATGTCATCGATATCCAACCGGCAAATTTGTTCTTCTCCGCACGGTCGCGACCATCCGCCTCTGAATTCTTCTCGTGTCGCGGCATTTGCGGCCGGGATAAGCAGAGAAAAAGCGATCAGGGAAGAGTATGCGAGCTTCATGAAATACCATTCTCTTCAGTGAGGCGCGGCGGAAAGTCTGGATTTCGTGCCGAGCCAACAGTCTATAACATGGGCACGTCGAGTTCCTTTGATGATGCAACCTCGCTGTTTCGTTTCGATTAAGTTGCTCGCTAAAAAGCTATGGGTTCAGCTGAGGACCTCTCCGTGGTGAGACTGTACGTTGCGCTCGGCCGAACATCGACTGCGGGTCGGGAAAGCGGATTTGAGCGCGCAAGAAGCACCAGCTCATGCGCATCTGCCGCGCGTCAGACGTTGCACGCCGTATACTGGAGCAGTCTGGGCCTGTCAGTTGAAATGGCCTGAACGGTGTAGCGGTTCGTTTGAAGCATTGGGGTGAAATGATCTGACGCAGCCTTAGGAGATCTGCCGTTAATCTGGCCTCAGAGCGCGCGTGATGTCCGGCGGGTCCAAGGCGTGTACGAGCAAATCGCGCAGGGACTTAACCCTAGGTTATCAAACGCTTGATAATGCTGTGACGTAATCTAGGAGCTCCCCAATGACATTTTTCTCCAAGTTGTTCGTCTCTGCAGCACTTTGTTCGTTGTCGATATCAAGCCCGGTGTTTGCGGATGCAACTGCCCGCTACGGTGAACTTCAGGCGGTCATTGATGCAATCAACGATCCCGATCCGGTGATGAGGTTGGCCCAGCTAGATGAGATCCTCAAAAAAGGCGACGCCACCGAGGTTCAGCTCGCAATCCGCACAGCATTCTCAGTCGAAGATCCGAACGTTCGCTCGCTGGCGCTTCGTGCACATTTTGCTGGTTTCAACACCTTTGTCATCACGGCTTCTCTCCCTAAGAAAATGCAGGACGCGGTCGATAGTGGTGACAAGAAAGTAATAGACGAAGTTGGAAAAAGTGATCTTGTGAGATATTTCAATGAGCGTGGGTACCAATTTAGTTTAGCATCTGATTATCCGGGAAGTAATTCGCTTGAGTTTAAAGTTAAACTTTTGAATGATAGGGAGCAATCTGAAGATTTTCGTGGCTCCGGAAATATTCGAGGTGGATTGATTACGGTGGTTGTTCCATTTAATTTCCAGGCTCAAACAAAAATTTGTAGCTTTGAATTCGATGATTACGATGGATTTACTATTCACGGGTTTGGTAGCTGCAATATAGAGAAAGGCTTTTTGTTTCCGGTCGTTTTGCACCTTTTTGATAGCGATAAGCCTGTGAGCAAGGACTAGAGAAATTTTCGGGTATTTGGCGGCTATCGATCGTCGCTGAATGGCTCAATACTGTTGATCATATAATTTGCTGTTTTAGGGCCGGTTAGCGTCAGTCGAAGGCGTGACACACGTCTGGTTGACATGCCGCATATGGTTTCGTCTGATAGCTCGCAGCGCGTACCCGGAACGAACCCCTGTCCGTCTGTGTCCGTTTCAACGATCAGCGCACCTTGACCTGACAGCCCCTGTCCGCTCAAGCGTATGCCGCTGATGTTGGATAGCCGATCCATCTCGACAAGCAGCGTCACACGATCGTCTGTCGGCGATAGATAAAGCGGGGATCTCTCCGCAAGGAAGGCGCCGATGCTGCTGTCGCGTTTCGAGATGCGTCCCTTAGTAAGCATCAGGCTCTGAAATGGGAGGTTGTGCTGTATCTGGGGCTTCACGCCGCCTGAGATCTTCTGCAGTTCGACAGCAATCTGATCATAGCGCAAGGCGACACCGATACCTTCGTCCGGATCGACCTCGTACAGCATCGCTATCGGTCTGCCGTTGTTCATGATCGTGCCGCCGCTCATCCCTTTTTGCAGCGATGCCCCAGCATCAGTGGCTGACAGTGCTATGATCTTGCCACCTTCGCTGTCTCGTGACAAAGCGCGAAAGGCAACGGTGATCGATTGCCGTTCCGTCGGCGTCGTGATTTCCAGCGTCGCCTGCTTGATGCGATCGATGATGGGCTGAAGCGGCGTCGCTTGGACCCGGTCTCTGCTACACGGCTCCTGCGTGATCGGCCCGCCGACAGTCAGAAACGCCAGGTCTAGATCTGCATCTAACGCAGGCACAGGATTTGCCGTTGGATGAAGACGGCCGAAACTGTCGAGCAAGTCCGGGGTCGTCAGCGTTCCATCAGCCGCTTCAATCACATGCCTGGGGGTTGCGATGCGGCAGTTTCCCGAGCCATCCAGGAACAGCCATCCTTGGCCGAAAGTGTCATCTCCTCGGGATAGCATCACTGTTTCCGCAGTCGCTGAAACTTGCGATAGTGAAAGCGCGAGGCCTACCAAGGCAGTGGTGCAGAGTTGGCGGGTGTTGGTTGTCATCTTTCTCTCAGCCTTCACCGATT
Encoded here:
- a CDS encoding aldo/keto reductase encodes the protein MIPVSQHPERINLTPDLSISRLVCGLWQVADIEKNGATVDPEQGADALQAYAEAGFDSFDMADHYGSAEIITGHLLKRYGAGEKKPVAFTKWCPEPGPMTRDVVRRGVEDRLNRLGVDKVDLLQFHWWTFEHPAWLDALHEMQAMKEEGLIGALGLTNFDAAHLNLALSDGIEIASNQVSFSLIDRRAADDLSALCLRRDVKLLAYGTLCGGFLSEKWLDKPEPASIPDWSRSKYKRFIDTAGGWAVYQDILRAASVIARKHGVSMSNVASRWVLEHPAVAATIIGARLGENEHRDDNLKVFSFKLDGDDRALLDGAFAKAKPIPGDCGDEYRKPPFLTASGDLSHHLDAIPSVYKSVPVPGREDRFRVSSGSIWEPLAGYSRAVRVGDRILVSGTTATHGSNRCVAPGDPGAQATYILDKIAASISALGGKMDDVVRTRIYLKDASQWEPVSRAHGRFFSEVLPANTLIEAGALVGDYEVEIEAEAVV
- a CDS encoding trypsin-like peptidase domain-containing protein produces the protein MTTNTRQLCTTALVGLALSLSQVSATAETVMLSRGDDTFGQGWLFLDGSGNCRIATPRHVIEAADGTLTTPDLLDSFGRLHPTANPVPALDADLDLAFLTVGGPITQEPCSRDRVQATPLQPIIDRIKQATLEITTPTERQSITVAFRALSRDSEGGKIIALSATDAGASLQKGMSGGTIMNNGRPIAMLYEVDPDEGIGVALRYDQIAVELQKISGGVKPQIQHNLPFQSLMLTKGRISKRDSSIGAFLAERSPLYLSPTDDRVTLLVEMDRLSNISGIRLSGQGLSGQGALIVETDTDGQGFVPGTRCELSDETICGMSTRRVSRLRLTLTGPKTANYMINSIEPFSDDR